ACCCACTGTCCCCAGAAAGGAGAATGGGTCAGCCCCCAAGTCctaagaggaagagggagagggaaagggaccAGAGCCAGTCCCTCAGGACCTCTCAGGCCATAAGGACCAGGGCCTGAGGTCTGCATACTcagaccaggcagggctgatTCAGGGGcctaaaggaagggagggaacttctcccagagctggtggaaagagggagccaggggctgggggaggtttGAGTAGAGGCAAGTCTGATACTGGGTCACCCCAGGGGcagggagagctcaggacagagacGTCACAGGTCATCTATCCCAGGAATCTGGACCTCATCCCCTCAGCTCTGAGTCTCCACACCAGAGAGTCTGGGGTCCCCTGCTGCTGCCTTGAGCTCAGGCCCGGGGCCCCCACAGATTCCAGATGTGACTGGGATGTGTGGCCTGGAGTTGTATACCCTGTGGGCCTTGTGTGTAGCTTCTACGTGTCAGGCCAGGGCACGCAAGGATGGAGGCAACAGCTGAAATCTGGGGACTGAGGACCCAACTGCCCCATATTCAGGGTGAGAAGGAGCAGAAGAGCTGGTGGTATCTGGGGTGAAGGAGGCATGCGGAGGGGGTGAGCGACATTTCCCCTGAGACCCAGGGAGGCCCACACCCGCAGCAAAGAGCTCACCTGGAGAAACCTCCAGAGAAATCTCTCTTATCTTGGTGACGGAATTTGCAGATGTATTTACGATTCCACACCAGTAGGTTCCCGAGTCCTGCTCCGTGAGCTTGTTCATAGTGATATTAAGGAAGCCAGAGTCAGGGTCATCCCAGATCATGTATTGAGTGTCCTGAACCAGGGTCCTGGGCTTGGAAATGACGATTAAATACTCACATCCATCTGAGTTTGCTTTACACCATACTTTGGCCTCATATTGACCACCTTTGTTTAAGTACCAGCATGTCACCGTCAGTGTCTCCCCAGCCACTCCCTGCTGAAGCTCTGCCTCCAGACGCTGCACCCAGGAACCTGGACAGCAAATCCTCAGGTCAGGCTGAGGAATGGGGCCACCCACACCCAGAACCTGACCCCAGATGACCCTCAGGCCTCAGCACCACCCCTGCACCCTACACCACCCTTCACACTCTCCTCAccttccccttctctctttcccttgccTTGTCCCCTCATTTTACCCTCCTGCCCCCCTCACCTGGGACCAGGGCCAGCAGGACCAGCAGCATGTATGGAGGCTCCAGGGCCATATTGCCCCTTCCTTGTGTTGGGGTGTGTAGAATGGGGGTTGTCAGATGGTTCTGTAATAGAGAGTCCAGAGCTGGGCTTGACTCTACCCAGACACTCTAGCACATTGAGATGAAAGATTGAGAAAGGAAAAGGCCTTGATTGGGTAAGTTTGAGGCCTGCAGGGTGGGGTTTGTGGCCAGAGGGAAGATTGAGGGCCCTGCTGGGGAAACTGTCAGTTGCTCAGAGTGTCTGTGCCCTGCAGGGGCCTCAGCCCTTCCTCAGCCCAGTGACTCCAGGGCACTATGGCTGCTACTTAGCTCCCTGTGTCCCACTCCCCAGCCTAGCCCACCACCCAACCCCCAACAGGCACTTACCCACGCAGGGGAGAAGCCCCTGCAAGTCCCAGGAGGAAACCAGAATGAAATAAGAAGCTGTCCTACTTCTCACTATCTTGCCCCATTTTGCGTCATCCTTTCAGAACACTGGCTTTGTCCACCTCCCCCTTAAGGGCAGGCTGAAGTGGGCGAGGGCTCAGGGAAGCATTGAGGCCTGATCAGCCCTTAAGGCCCTTTGGTCCCCAGGAGAAGTAGAGACCTCATAAAGGGGAGTGTGTCTGGTTGAAATGGCCACACAGGCATACCTCACTCACCAGCATTCACTGCCCCTGAGAACAAGTCCCAGGTCAATTTTCAGATAGCACCTCCCAGGATTCAAGTATAACAAAAAAGAACCTTAATAATGCATTCCCACTATCCAACTCCAGTTAATTTCCCCATTTAGCACTACACCCTGGTACACATCTCTCTATACCATGCCCCAAGAAGTATGACACAAATTTAACCACCCAAAACACCAATTACTACATGATTTCATGTTTAATATTCTCTTCTGGGAGGTAGATTTGTGGGCAGCCAGCAAGAACTCTGGTATACAGAGACTGGCacacttacatactgctggtgggaatgtaaaatggtacaaccactttggaaatcgatttggcgcttccttaaaaagctagaagtagaactaccatatccagcaatcctattccttggaatatatcttagagaaataagagcttttacacccatgttcgttgcagcactgtttaccatagcaaaaagatggaagaaaccaagatgcccgtcaatgggtgaatggataaaaaaacaaaataaaaatattcacacaatgaaatactatgcatcaataaagaacaatgatgaatccgtgaaacatttcataccatggaggagtctggaaggcatcatgctgagtgaaattagttgcaaaaggacaaatattgtatgagaccactattataagacctcaagaaatagtttaaacagagaagaaaatattctttgatggttaccagaagggggagggaaggagggagagagatatTCACTAGTTAGTAGAcaataactattttaggtgaagggaaagacaacacacaatacaggagaggtcagcacaactggactaaaccaaaagcaaagaagtttcctgaataaactgaacacttcgaaggccagagtagaaggggcgggggtttggagaccgtggtttcaggggacatctaggtctattggcataacaaaatgtattcagaaaacattcggcatcctactttggtaagtggcttctggggtcctaaatgctaacaagaggccatctaaggtgcatcaattggtctcaacccacctggagcaaaggagaatgaagaacaccaaagacacaaggtgattatgagcccaagaaccAGAAAGGGCTGcgtaagccagagactccataagcctgagaccagaagaactagatggtgtctggctacctaccaccaatgaccgctctgacagggagtacatcagagagtccctgatggagcaggagaaatgtgggttgcagaactcaaaatctagtaaaaagaccagacttaatggtctgactgaaacgggaggaacctcagaagacatggcccccagattttctcctaacccagaactaaaaccattctgaagccaactcttcagacaaagagtagactggactataagacataaaatgatactcatgaagagtgttcttcaagtagatacatgagactaaatgggcagctcctgtcaggaggcaagatgagaaggcagtgaGGGACAGGAGCTcattgaatggacataggaaatctggggtggaaaggaagagtgtgctgtcacattatagagagaccaactagggtcacataacaatgtgtgtataaatttttatacgagaaactaacttgagctgtaaactttcacttaaagcacaatttaaaaaaaagtctatcgtgtgcataaaaaaaaaaactctatacaGTACAGGCATACCTCTTTTTACTGTGCTTCTGAGATAccgtttttttacaaattgaaggtttgtggcaacgcTGCATCGAGCAAGTGTGtcggcaccatttttccaacagcatgtgctcacttcatgtctctgtgtcacattttggtaattctcacaatatttcaaactttttcattattattgtatctgttatggagacctggtggtaagaacttggccgctaaccaaaaagtcagcagttcagatccaccagccactccttggaaaccctgtgggcagttatactctgtcctgtagggttgctgagtcgaataggcttgacagcaatggtttggttttgggttatatctgttatggtgatctatgatcagtgatctttgttgttactattgtaattgttttggggtgccacgaACTACATCAATATGAGACAGCgaacttaatcgataaatgtgTGTGTCCTGATTGCTTCACCAACTGgccattcccccatctctctccctctccatgggcctccctgttccctgaatcatgacaatattgaaattaggccaattaataaccctataaTGTCCTCTAATTATTCAAGTGAAAGAAAGAgttgcacatctctcactttaaatcaaaagccagAAATGACTAAGCTTAGTGGGGAAGGTATGTTGAAAGCTGAGACAGGCCAagagctaggcctcttgcaccagtTAGCCaaattgtgaatgcaaaggaaaagttcttgaaggaaattaaaagtgctactccagtgaacacacaaatgataagaaagttaaacagccttattgctgatatggaaaaagttttagtggtctggatagaagagcaaaccagccacaacattcccttaagccaaagcctaatccagagcaaggccctaactctcttcaattctgtgaaggccgagagaggtgaggaagctgcagaagaaaagtttgaagctagcagaggttggttcatgaggtttaaggaaagaagccatctccataacattaAAGTACAAGGTGAAGCgccaagtgctgatgtagaagttgTACCATGTCCAGAAgttctagctaagataattgatgaaggtggctacactaaacaacagattttcattgTAGACATAACAGCCttctattggaagaagatgccatctaggacttccaTAACTAGACAGGAGAagccaatgcctggcttcaaagctgcAAAGGACAGACTGATTTTTTGGTTACagactaatgcagctggtgactttaagttgaagccagtgctcatttaccattctgaaaatcctagagcCCTTGAGAATtctgctaaatctactctgcctctgCTCtaaaaatggaacaacaaagcctggttTACAACACggcttactgaatattttaagcccgcTTTTGAgtcctactgctcagaaaaaagattcctttcaaaatatcactgctcattgacaatgcacctggtcaaccaagagctctgatggaaatGTACGAGGAGATtagtgttgttttcatgcctgctaacacaacatccattctgcagcccatgcgTCAACGAGTAATTTCGACTTTCAAATCTTATTAAGGAATACATTTCGTAAGGCTATAGCTACCAttgatagtgattcctctgatagaACTAGGCAAagcaaattgaaaaccttctggaaaggagtcACCACTCTAGATGGCATTAAGAACGTTCATGATTCATGGAAGGAAGTCAAGATAGCAAGATTAACAAGAGTTTGAAAGAAGTTGATTgtaaccctcatggatgacttttaagggttcaagacttcagtggaagaaacaactgcagatgtggtggaaatagcaagagaactagaattagaagtgaagCCTGAAGATATGACTGAACTGCTGCAATCTCACGATAAAACTTgaacagatgaggagttgcttcttaaggacgagcaaagaaagtggtttcttgagagggaatctactcctggtgaagatgctgtaaaCATTGTTTGCTATAAacaaggatttagaatattacataagcttagttgataaagcagtggcggggtttgagaggattgacttcaattttgaaagaagttctgctgtgagtaaaatgctatcaaacagcatcacaagctacagagaaatc
This is a stretch of genomic DNA from Elephas maximus indicus isolate mEleMax1 chromosome 1, mEleMax1 primary haplotype, whole genome shotgun sequence. It encodes these proteins:
- the LOC126070948 gene encoding natural cytotoxicity triggering receptor 2-like produces the protein MALEPPYMLLVLLALVPGSWVQRLEAELQQGVAGETLTVTCWYLNKGGQYEAKVWCKANSDGCEYLIVISKPRTLVQDTQYMIWDDPDSGFLNITMNKLTEQDSGTYWCGIVNTSANSVTKIREISLEVSPERMLGSAPNNGSNDSNLMVILLSGFFTTKGLLLIALLVLLSYKVLSYSSSVGAAAMATPSPAKIPGPMGSSR